The Longimicrobium sp. genome contains a region encoding:
- a CDS encoding TolC family protein, with protein sequence MTSMNPRSAAASAALALALAVAPAAAQQTTPRAQPTPPPPPPVQAQPAGPPLSMEQAVASAQENNPDLLQQKNDTRSARAAVRESRLDFLPSASVSGGLGYTAPGEQRVGSVQLRQTSPAYYSSFYSLDLNYSLSGAKLMQPRVARAQERATQQRVTGYEANLVSTVRQNYLATLQAWEQAQQAERELGRTQEHERLARARLDVGAGTPLDLRRAEVQRGQAEVALVQRRNDYQTALLRLGQVMGRELPADTRLSSTFGLFEPRWTVDELEAMALAGNPNLLSARATAQAARTGVRAARTQYLPSLSMSVGYRGSVYSASDLSSFYEQELSIKQGQFESCNYNNQLGALIGAGQLDCSKYDVSNPAVANAVRSGVRAQNPTFPFGFKTQPLQASLALSLPLFNGYQRERQVEEARVQAEDADLAVRSTELRLRADLGAALLATQTAFRTAQLQDQVVDRATEELRLAQERFRFGVASSVEVTDAQTSLSQAEQARIDAVYNYHKSLAALEALVGRPLRQPGS encoded by the coding sequence ATGACCAGCATGAACCCCCGCAGCGCGGCCGCGTCGGCCGCCCTTGCCCTGGCCCTTGCCGTGGCCCCCGCCGCGGCGCAGCAGACCACGCCCCGCGCGCAGCCCACGCCGCCGCCCCCGCCCCCCGTGCAGGCGCAGCCCGCGGGCCCGCCGCTCAGCATGGAGCAGGCGGTGGCCAGCGCGCAGGAGAACAACCCCGACCTGCTGCAGCAGAAGAACGACACCCGGAGCGCCCGCGCCGCCGTGCGCGAGAGCCGGCTGGACTTCCTTCCCTCGGCCAGCGTGTCGGGCGGGCTGGGCTACACCGCCCCGGGCGAGCAGCGCGTGGGGTCGGTGCAGCTGCGCCAGACCTCGCCGGCGTACTACTCGTCGTTCTACTCGCTGGACCTGAACTACTCGCTCTCGGGCGCCAAGCTCATGCAGCCGCGGGTGGCCCGCGCGCAGGAGCGCGCCACGCAGCAGCGGGTGACCGGCTACGAGGCCAACCTGGTGAGCACCGTGCGCCAGAACTACCTGGCCACCCTGCAGGCGTGGGAGCAGGCGCAGCAGGCCGAGCGCGAGCTGGGACGCACCCAGGAGCACGAGCGGCTGGCCCGCGCGCGGCTGGACGTGGGCGCCGGCACCCCGCTGGACCTGCGCCGCGCCGAGGTGCAGCGCGGGCAGGCCGAGGTGGCGCTGGTGCAGCGCCGCAACGACTACCAGACCGCGCTCCTGCGCCTGGGCCAGGTGATGGGGCGCGAGCTTCCCGCCGACACCCGGCTGTCCAGCACCTTCGGCCTCTTCGAGCCCAGGTGGACGGTGGACGAGCTGGAGGCGATGGCGCTGGCGGGGAACCCCAACCTGCTGTCGGCGCGCGCCACCGCGCAGGCCGCGCGCACCGGCGTCCGCGCCGCGCGCACCCAGTACCTGCCCTCGCTCAGCATGAGCGTGGGGTACCGCGGCTCGGTGTACTCTGCCAGCGACCTCAGCTCGTTCTACGAGCAGGAGCTCAGCATCAAGCAGGGGCAGTTCGAGTCGTGCAACTACAACAACCAGCTGGGCGCGCTGATCGGCGCGGGGCAGCTGGACTGCAGCAAGTACGACGTCAGCAACCCGGCGGTGGCCAACGCCGTGCGCAGCGGCGTGCGCGCGCAGAACCCCACCTTCCCCTTCGGCTTCAAGACGCAGCCGCTGCAGGCCTCGCTGGCGCTGTCGCTGCCGCTGTTCAACGGCTACCAGCGCGAGCGGCAGGTGGAAGAGGCGCGGGTGCAGGCCGAGGACGCCGACCTGGCCGTGCGCTCCACCGAGCTGCGGCTGCGCGCCGACCTGGGCGCCGCGCTGCTGGCCACGCAGACCGCCTTCCGCACCGCGCAGCTGCAGGACCAGGTGGTCGACCGCGCCACCGAGGAGCTGCGCCTGGCGCAGGAGCGCTTCCGCTTCGGCGTGGCCAGCTCGGTGGAGGTCACCGACGCGCAGACCTCGCTGTCGCAGGCCGAGCAGGCGCGCATCGACGCCGTGTACAACTACCACAAGTCGCTGGCCGCCCTCGAGGCCCTGGTGGGCCGCCCGCTGCGCCAGCCCGGATCCTGA